Proteins encoded together in one Penicillium digitatum chromosome 1, complete sequence window:
- a CDS encoding Cytochrome b561/ferric reductase transmembrane, with protein sequence MSNSDLAAAGSSTYASNTLHVGDGTWDSGRDTFLLPNLMGVNFETMRYNGMGNRFKDMAGYHSMIIAHGVIATIVFLGIVPTSTFLIRYYSRWNPYWAFKLHAWCQVLTLLLTTVVFVLGWFAVGPKRSLTNPHHGIGLAIYVMVFFQVLWGWFLHKKESKRQRLHVPLKLVFHRWLGRAVVLLGIAQIPLGLTLYGSPKVLFILFALTAFGYLVLYFILSYRYDVDGYHMGSDHGGGHSQYTGPSEVSEYHGNDAGPALAAGAAGSGLASMFRRRASSRHPSHAYEESRTSISDEKYSDESSRHHGDGGGGFGKKLLEIGALAGVGLMGKKFWDRRKKQEDDTESGRYRPALSRSTSHTDDSLSRMEDGRPEPTHHTPLNRPPSRAPSRSQSPGSSYYYNSTYFTEPPERNPSHGIRDAVLGAGAFAAVKRLLSLGKKDDAEKQRLEDIRRREDEDEALQRANSRRRPQTRPRRRASSCSETDLTETDLSRPPRRRASHGESLLTAEPPLASGAVHSAVSEMPSRPPGHRQFSGDLRSEAPPSRPSRAHDEAEFALGAAAGAALDAASRRHRSSSRRRGDEAASPPVSVKVKMHNDGRHVTLRRLTEEEAAASREARRKERRKSRRRNSSAGSFSGNEDAGYDRWRRVEELERRQDEQMRREQAAAAARLAPPQASMAPSGNKPTSSWAAPPSQGNQMPQPPPIPAPSNLPYGAGSVTSPTYTGTEMSGSYANNRRRRRAERARTRQERQQQHGVEFT encoded by the exons ATGTCAAACTCAGATCTCGCTGCTGCGGGGAGCAGCACGTACGCATCCAATACCCTGCATGTCGGGGATGGCACCTGGGACTCTGGGCGGGATACCTTCCTGCTGCCCAATTTGATGGGAGTCAACTTTGAGACGATGCGATACAATG GCATGGGGAACCGTTTCAAGGACATGGCCGGGTACCATTCAATGATCATCGCACATGGCGTCATTGCAACCATCGTTTTCTTGGGCATCGTACCAACATCTACTTTCCTCATCCGATATTACTCCCGATGGAATCCTTACTGGGCATTCAAACTGCATGCTTGGTGTCAGGTACTTACCTTGCTCTTGACCACGGTCGTGTTTGTGCTTGGGTGGTTCGCCGTTGGGCCGAAAAGAAGCCTAACGAACCCCCATCATGGAATTGGCCTGGCAATCTATGTTATGGTCTTTTTCCAGGTTCTGTGGGGCTGGTTCCTGCACAAAAAGGAGAGCAAGAGACAGCGACTACACGTTCCTTTGAAACTGGTG TTTCACCGGTGGCTGGGTCGCGCCGTTGTCCTTCTCGGCATTGCTCAAATTCCACTGGGACTCACGCTCTACGGCTCGCCAAAGGTCCTGTTCATCCTATTCGCGCTGACCGCTTTCGGCTACTTAGTTCTCTACTTTATACTTTCCTACCGATATGATGTCGACGGATATCACATGGGAAGTGATCACGGTGGTGGCCACAGCCAGTATACAGGACCTTCAGAAGTCTCGGAGTACCATGGTAATGATGCGGGACCAGCTCTCGCTGCCGGCGCTGCAGGTTCTGGCTTGGCTTCGATGTTTCGACGACGTGCAAGCAGTCGACATCCAAGTCATGCTTATGAAGAATCTCGCACATCTATTTCGGATGAAAAATACTCCGATGAATCCTCCCGTCATCATGGTGATGGGGGTGGTGGTTTTGGCAAGAAACTCCTCGAGATTGGTGCACTAGCCGGGGTTGGTCTTATGGGCAAGAAATTCTGGGACCGCCGAAAAAAGCAGGAAGATGATACTGAGTCAGGTCGGTATAGACCTGCCCTTTCGCGCAGTACTAGCCACACAGATGATTCTCTTAGTAGGATGGAAGATGGTCGGCCGGAGCCGACTCACCACACGCCTCTTAATCGACCGCCGAGCCGTGCACCAAGTAGGTCCCAAAGCCCGGGCTCGTCTTACTATTACAACAGCACATATTTCACCGAGCCGCCTGAACGAAACCCTTCTCATGGGATTAGAGACGCTGTTTTGGGTGCCGGTGCTTTTGCTGCCGTAAAACGACTGCTCAGCCTCGGTAAAAAAGACGATGCCGAAAAACAGCGACTGGAGGATATCAGGCGgcgagaagatgaagatgaggcgCTGCAGAGAGCAAACAGCAGACGACGACCACAGACGAGACCACGAAGAAGGGCCAGCTCATGCAGTGAAACCGATCTCACTGAAACCGACCTATCTCGTCCCCCACGTCGACGTGCATCACATGGAGAATCCCTTCTCACTGCAGAGCCGCCTCTTGCCTCCGGTGCTGTCCATAGCGCTGTATCGGAAATGCCGTCTAGGCCCCCTGGCCACCGGCAGTTCTCTGGTGACTTGAGGTCTGAAGCCCCTCCCTCACGTCCCTCCCGCGCCCATGATGAAGCAGAATTTGCATTAGGTGCTGCGGCTGGCGCAGCATTAGATGCAGCTTCCCGTCGCCAtcgcagcagcagccggCGACGAGGGGACGAGGCTGCCTCCCCGCCAGTATCGGTGAAAGTGAAAATGCACAATGACGGACGACATGTGACACTCCGTAGGCTGActgaagaagaagcggcTGCGAGCCGTGAAGCCCGTCGCAAAGAGCGAAGAAAATCTCGACGTCGCAACAGCAGTGCAGGCTCTTTTTCTGGCAACGAAGACGCCGGCTACGACCGCTGGCGTCGTGTCGAAGAACTCGAACGTCGACAAGACGAGCAAATGCGACGTGAgcaggctgctgctgctgcccGTCTTGCTCCGCCACAGGCATCTATGGCACCTTCGGGCAACAAGCCCACATCCTCGTGGGCGGCCCCACCCTCCCAGGGCAACCAAATGCCCCAACCACCTCCCATTCCTGCGCCTTCCAATCTCCCATATGGGGCAGGCAGTGTTACTTCACCTACATATACTGGTACTGAAATGAGCGGCTCATACGCAAACAATCGCCGCCGTAGACGTGCTGAACGAGCCCGTACCCGACAAGAGAGGCAGCAGCAACACGGCGTGGAATTCACCTGA
- a CDS encoding L-cystine transporter, putative, with protein MTSQLEILVNALSRCLGWAYMLCWSGSFYPQPITNWNRKSTVGLSVDLSTINPLGFVCYAIYTSAFLFSPVIRSQYAARHPASIDPTVRFNDFAFAAHAVVLTVILYTQFWPFIWGFHVSRSQRVSWTMAGIFAGSLLTPLLVMAVVLVQSPDGGYDPSTWAWIDVIYSFSYIKLLITIVKYMPQVALNYKRQSTVGWNIGTILLDLAGGVLSMLQLVLDSSLQNDWSGITGNPVKLLLGNVTIFFDAIFCIQHYILYRDTPDLKRTPGPGEQTPLLAEQDDSGRDQV; from the exons ATGACTTCTCAACTAGAGATATTAGTCAACGCATTATCCCG CTGTCTAGGATGGGCATA TATGCTCTGCTGGTCGGGGTCTTTCTATCCACAGCCTATCACCAACTGGAACCGCAAGTCCACAGTCGGTTTATCTGTTGATTTGTCCACTATCAACCCTCTGGGCTTTGTCTGCTATGCGATTTATACCTCTGCGTTTCTATTCTCGCCCGTTATTCGATCGCAGTATGCGGCCCGCCACCCGGCCTCGATCGACCCCACCGTCCGGTTCAACGATTTCGCATTTGCCGCCCACGCGGTGGTATTGACAGTCATATTGTATACACAGTTCTGGCCTTTCATCTGGGGGTTCCACGTTTCCCGCTCCCAAAGAGTCAGTTGGACAATGGCAGGGATCTTTGCGGGGTCTCTCTTGACTCCTCTGCTGGTTATGGCGGTTGTGTTGGTGCAAAGTCCGGATGGAGGGTATGATCCTTCCACTTGGGCGTGGATTGATGTG ATCTACTCGTTTTCATACATCAAACTGCTGATCACCATTGTGAAATATATGCCTCAGGTGGCGTTGAACTACAAGCGCCAATCTACAGTAGGATGGAACATTGGAACTATCCTTCTAGATTTGGCTGGCGGTGTACTTTCAATGCTTCAACTGGTACTTGACTCCAGCCTTCAAAATGACTGGAGCGGCATCACTGGAAACCCGGTCAAGCTACTGCTGGGCAATGTTACTATCTTTTTTGATGCGATCTTCTGCATCCAACACTACATCTTATACCGAGACACCCCAGATCTGAAGAGAACACCTGGTCCGGGTGAGCAAACGCCCCTCTTGGCTGAACAAGATGATTCTGGGAGAGATCAGGTGTGA
- a CDS encoding Zinc finger protein GLI2, whose translation MYPSYQKSKSTYGTVPDSAGYAESPELQQFWGLANITTSIPSNSHPSVLRQMEFMDAQPDPQVFLAPGNYSTARRGSTDADTIGSQYAWSTTSDAEIPSNPPHLPSFETSISFTPAPFIQSYYPPGSPQFRMSDPGLLGYTPQQIDKWCIGSQPAGDLYQSQPFSTMGSMRFSPSVEVQPVPYSTFNSQLNAKNELSVFFPPHSSDPIPETFFSVSRSVSAPRSDPVPATHLHQSTATTISTSSSSPHSLSDLESPPAAPGSASSAGSGDLSNYGIPTGDGNWRCAYPGCSSQSVFHRGCDLRKHFNRHLKHLFCRHEGCPQSTKNGFSSKKDRARHEAKHNPGVFCEWEGCGKVFSRVDNMKDHVRRIHRKGEAGRA comes from the coding sequence ATGTATCCTAGTTACCAGAAGTCTAAGAGCACCTACGGCACTGTGCCTGATAGTGCTGGCTACGCGGAATCTCCAGAGCTCCAACAGTTTTGGGGCCTGGCCAATATTACCACTAGCATTCCATCCAATTCCCACCCATCCGTTCTACGGCAGATGGAATTTATGGATGCCCAGCCAGACCCGCAGGTCTTCCTAGCTCCGGGGAACTACTCCACTGCACGAAGAGGATCAACAGACGCTGATACGATTGGCTCTCAATATGCATGGTCCACTACATCTGACGCAGAAATCCCCTCAAACCCCCCTCATTTGCCCTCCTTTGAGACCTCCATCAGTTTCACCCCAGCACCCTTCATTCAAAGCTATTATCCCCCGGGATCTCCGCAGTTCCGTATGAGCGACCCAGGTCTGCTGGGGTATACTCCTCAGCAAATTGACAAATGGTGCATTGGGAGTCAACCAGCTGGAGATTTGTACCAGTCACAGCCGTTCTCAACTATGGGCTCTATGCGCTTTTCACCATCAGTAGAAGTGCAGCCAGTGCCGTACTCAACATTCAACAGCCAACTCAACGCTAAAAACGAGCTGTCGGTCTTTTTTCCACCACATTCCTCTGATCCAATTCCAGAAACTTTCTTCTCAGTCTCCCGATCCGTCTCAGCTCCTCGATCAGACCCAGTCCCAGCAACCCATCTCCACCAATCCACGGCTACGACCATCTCAACCTCATCGTCATCACCGCATTCCCTCTCCGATCTTGAGTCTCCACCAGCCGCACCAGGCTCGGCCTCCAGCGCAGGCTCAGGCGACCTAAGCAACTACGGCATCCCAACGGGCGACGGTAACTGGCGCTGCGCCTACCCGGGCTGTTCCTCGCAGTCTGTCTTCCATCGAGGCTGTGATCTGAGGAAACACTTCAACCGCCACCTCAAGCACCTATTCTGTCGTCATGAGGGATGTCCTCAGTCTACGAAGAATGGCTTCAGCAGCAAGAAGGACCGTGCTCGTCACGAGGCAAAGCATAATCCCGGTGTCTTCTGTGAGTGGGAAGGCTGTGGGAAGGTATTCAGTCGGGTCGACAATATGAAGGACCATGTGAGGAGGATTCACCGGAAAGGGGAGGCTGGAAGGGCTTAG
- a CDS encoding GPI inositol-deacylase PGAP1-like: MRLSLFRSKMKSDGLEHNLYPTEGAIGMKVLSDPSNADLDIVFVHGLTGNREKTWTHENGTLWPRDLLSKDLSTARIMTFGYDIDIFSFTSITFSDRLCDHSQSLAYAIVSQRIDCSSRPILFIAHSLGGLVCQQALILSNSIDGLWAISSSAIGIIFMGTPQCGSSLASYREKLAKGMNIVHTADRDMVGALHLGSNSVQLAGDEFQAMLRRGDLTLKVFCFYEAKSMNNIVGKIVEEHSAVLQGSESGRINADHYNMTKFGSHTDGGYGLVRSIITGWLHESGGGDNVVDKTAMSASISGNPAWLGSWAPGHFCFNGAANLQNFTQGHYTHGETFAFD; this comes from the exons ATGAGGCTATCCCTATTCAGAAGCAAGATGAAATCCGATGGTCTAGAACACAATCT GTACCCTACAGAGGGTGCAATCGGGATGAAGGTGCTATCTGATCCCTCGAATGCTGACCTGGA cattgttttcgtTCATGGATTGACAGGCAACCGTGAGAAAACATGGACACATGAAAACGGAACCCTATGGCCCCGAGATCTTCTTTCGAAAGACTTGTCCACGGCACGGATCATGACCTTTGGCTACGATATCGACATATTCAGTTTCACCTCGATTACCTTCTCAGACCGACTCTGCGACCACAGCCAGTCCCTAGCCTACGCTATAGTCAGTCAGCGAATCGACTGCTCAAGCAGACCCATCCTATTTATTGCCCACAGCCTAGGCGGCTTGGTTTGCCAACAGGCCTTGATCCTCAGTAACTCCATAGACGGACTATGGGCGATCTCATCAAGCGCTATTGGCATAATCTTTATGGGAACGCCGCAATGCGGGTCTTCGCTCGCTTCGTACCGGGAGAAACTCGCGAAGGGAATGAACATAGTCCACACCGCAGACAGAGATATGGTCGGGGCTCTTCATTTGGGTTCAAACAGTGTACAACTGGCTGGAGATGAGTTCCAGGCTATGCTCCGTCGCGGCGATCTCACCCTCAAGGTTTTCTGTTTCTACGAAGCGAAGAGCATGAATAACATAGTGGGAAAGATCGTTGAAGAGCACTCGGCTGTTCTGCAGGGCTCTGAGAGCGGCAGGATCAATGCGGATCATTACAACATGACCAAGTTCGGTAGTCATACAGATGGTGGCTATGGGCTTGTTCGATCGATCATTACCGGATGGCTTCATGAGTCCGGTGGTGGTGATAATGTTGTAGACAAGACGGCCATGTCCGCGTCTATCTCTGGAAACCCTGCTTGGTTGGGGTCTTGGGCTCCAGGGCACTTTTGCTTTAATGGGGCTGCAAATTTGCAAAACTTCACTCAGGGACATTATACGCATGGCGAGACCTTTGCTTTCGACTGA